Genomic window (uncultured Methanobrevibacter sp.):
GCCTCAAAAAAACGCAAATAAAATAAAACACAATAAAATTAATTAAAAAAGACAGTACACCCAATAGTGCAATTCATCCACAACTTGCAGAAGTTGTGGCATTCTTGCATTTTAAAGATAAAACAAATCAAGCTTATTAAGAGCAATTCCTTTTCACTTAACTGTTGATTGTTTGATATTTTAGTATTAATCATATTTAAAAATTCATCACCGTCATAACTTTTAAGCGAATGGATGTATATCGGAAAGCTTGAATCCGGATTGATTTTATAGCATTTTGTCTTTTCAGCCTCAACAGTGCTTAAGACATGCACTTCAATGTCCTTTTGGGACTTGTTTTTCAAATGGTCAAATAATGCACTGTACAGTCTGAATCTCTTTTTGTCAGAAATGTCCACATATGTGCTTTGAAATTCAAGTATGATTATTCTGTCTTCAAGTTCGAATACCATGTCTGGCTTGTATATCTTCGGATCTATGATGCCGTATTCAGTCTGATGGACTTCAACGATTTTTCCTTCAATATTAATAATATCCATAAGTTCCTGTCCATATACTTGGCCCTGACTTTTGAAGATAACGTCCTCATGAAATTCCATGAAAATACCTGCCCCCTTAAAATTTAATTTCTAGAATTTATTATAAATTTAAAAAGATATAAATCTTTTGTTATAGAATTAAAGCAATTTTATTAATTCAAATAAAGAAAATAATAACAAATCAATATTTACATGAAAAATCAATTTATTTGTACGGTTTTTTACAAGACGAAAGCAAAAATTATCCGAAGCCATTAAATCTTTAAATACTTAAAAAGAAAAAAATTAACCCATGATTTTAAATAAAACAACCAATGAATTAATTAATATCAAAATAACATATGCAAATAAATTTTTCAAGCGATTTAAAGGATTGATGGGGAAAAAAGATATTGACTTTGCAATATTGTTCTTAAACTTTAAAGACTCTTCAATACACACCCATTTCATGAGATTTGAAATTGACGTATATTTTTTAGACAAAAATAAAGTGGTATTTGAAAAAACAAGTCTAAAACCTTGGAAATATTATAAACCTGAAAAACAAGCAAGATATATTTTAGAAACAAAAAAAGATTTGTTAAAAATAAGAATAGGAGATGAACTAGATTTTATCTAGAATTTCATCTGGAGTTTCAAATATCTTAATATTGTCAATGCTTTCCAATTTACGGGTATTTTCAATGTCAATGTCCCTCATATATATTGTAATAATTTTACCTTCTGAAATCGCATCATAAGGACATGAGTTTCTGCACAATCCACAGCCAATGCATTTTGTAAGGTCAATTTCTGAATGAGGGATAATGGCGCCCTGTTCACATGAAAGAGCAGCTACACAATCATCACAATCCTGACATTTAGACAGTTCAATTTTAGAAGGCAGAACTGTATCAATTGGTCCTGGATGGATGTCTACAGGTACCATATACACTGGAACGGCACCCTTTCCGGATTGTGCAACGGCATTTGTAACCAATGTGTCAGCTATTCCATAGACAATCTTTGAAACTGTATTTGCTGTAGCCGGTGAAACTATTGTTAGGTCATATTTGCCTAAAGATAGGCGGCCTGTAATTGGATATGAAAATTTTTGGTTTGAATCAGTGGCTAATTCACGATATTTACCGCCTGTTAAACGTTCAACACGTTCATAAAGTCCATACATCTTAAGAACTTCTTCTGCAGCGCCTGACAAAAA
Coding sequences:
- a CDS encoding DUF192 domain-containing protein, giving the protein MILNKTTNELINIKITYANKFFKRFKGLMGKKDIDFAILFLNFKDSSIHTHFMRFEIDVYFLDKNKVVFEKTSLKPWKYYKPEKQARYILETKKDLLKIRIGDELDFI
- a CDS encoding dihydromethanopterin reductase (acceptor), with product MRIAFAFTGAGHLLRESVQLAEKLAGEHEVTIFLSGAAEEVLKMYGLYERVERLTGGKYRELATDSNQKFSYPITGRLSLGKYDLTIVSPATANTVSKIVYGIADTLVTNAVAQSGKGAVPVYMVPVDIHPGPIDTVLPSKIELSKCQDCDDCVAALSCEQGAIIPHSEIDLTKCIGCGLCRNSCPYDAISEGKIITIYMRDIDIENTRKLESIDNIKIFETPDEILDKI